The Planctomycetota bacterium genome segment CGTGCACGGCCGCCACGCGCAGGCGCTTTCCGGAAGGGAGGATTTCGACCGCGTCTCCCGGGCGCACGCGGCCCGAAAGAGGGACGCCCGTGACGACCGCGCCGCGCCCGTCCGGGGAGGGAAAGGTTCGAAGCAGCGCCATGCGGAACGGTCCCGGCGCCTCCGGCGGGGCCGGCCGGGAGGCCGCCCAGGACTCCAGCGCGGCGCGCAGGCCGGCGGCTCCCTCGACGGGCGCCGCGTCCGGCGCGTGAGGTCCGGCGCGGGTGCGCACGACGGCGGCCACCGGGACTTCCAGAAGATCGAGGATCCGGCGATGCTCCGCGGTTCCGGCTTCCGGACCCCGGTCCGCGGCCACGACGAGGACCGCCGCGTCGGCGACGGACGCTCCCGCGATCGCGGTGCGGATCGAGCGTTCGTGGCCCGGAAGGTCGATGAGGCCGACGACCGCGCCGTCCGGCAGGAAGGCCGGGGCGAAGCCGAGGTCGGTCGTGCGTCCGAGCCGCCGCTCTTCCGGGAGCCGGTCGGGGTCCACGCCGGTCAGCTCGCGGACGAGCTCGGACTTGCCGTGGCCGGAGGCGCCGGCCACCGCCACGACGCCGGCCGGCCGGAACGGGGGCGCAGGGTTCGCCATGGGGGCCTATAAAACTCTTTGAATTCGCCTATCGTATTATATAATGGACGCGCCGTCCCGCAAGGAGACGGTCGCGGGCCCGGGCCGGCGGGGGTCCGGCCGCGGAAGAACCGGCGTTTTCACAGGGGAGCGTTTCCATGAAAAATCTCGTGTGGGCGGCATGCTCGGCGGCGGTCCTCGGGGCCTGCTCGTCGGACTCGGGTTCCTCGGCGGCCATGAAGGGATCGGCCGCCTCCTCCTGCTGCGCCGAAGGAAAGGTCGCGGCCAAGGACGACGCCTGCTGCGCGTCCGTGGCGGATCGGCAGCAGATTCCCGCCCGGGAGTACCTCCAGCCGGGGGACAGCCGGACGTTCGCGATCGAATACGTCGGCAAGGTTTCCGAGATCCCCGCGGGGACGAAGAAGCTCCGCGTGTGGCTGCCCGTGCCCGAGGACTCGACCGTCCAGACGATCCGCAATCTCTCCTTCTCGCGCAAGCCGGACAAGATCGAGCGGGAGCCCAAGTACGGAAACAAGATCGCGTACTGGGAGATCGAAAGCCCCGGCGCCGCGGCGGACGTCACGATGAAATTCGAGTGTACGCGGCTCGAGATCCGGACGAACCTCGAAGCGCTCCAGGAGGACGGAAAGGATCCCGAAGGCTCGTTCGCCGTCTTCCGCAAGGAGGACCGGCTGGTGACGATCGACGACGAGATCCGCTCGATCGCCGCGCGGTTGACGCAGGGGAAGTCCTGGACGGCGGCCAAGGCGCGAGCTATCTATGACTACGTCCTCGAGAAGATGACCTACGACAAGAACCACGCGGGGTGGGGGCGCGGGAGCACGCGGCACGCCTGCGAGGTGGGCAAGGGCAACTGCACGGACTTCCACGCGCTCTTTAATTCCCTCTGCCGGGCGGCCGGCATCGCCAGCGGGTTCGAGATCGGGCTTTATCTCCCCTACGAGAAGGGGAAGGTCGAGCCGCCGGGCGGGTATCACTGCTGGGCGTTCTTCCGCGTGCCGGGGAAGACCTGGGTGCCGATCGACGCCTCCGAAGCCGACCGCTTCCCGGAGCGCCGCGACTATTTCTTCGGCAACCACACGTCCAACCGCGTCACCCTTTCGACGGGCCGGGACATCGTTCTGGAGCCGCGGCAGGCGGGGGAGCCGCTCAACTACTTCCTCAATCCGTACGCCGAGGCCGACGGCAAGCCCGTCAAGACGGACAAGACCTGGTCGTACCGGGATTTGAATTGATTCGGGACCTTATTCAGGGAATGGGAGGGATCGAGGGATGACCCCAGCAACGCTTCTGGCCGTATGGATGGCCCTGACTCAGGCCGCTTCGTCGGAGGCCGCCCGGGCCGTTCCGCCCGACGGGACGGGCAGGCCCGCCGCGAAGGCCGAGACGCTTGAAGAGCGCGTGGCCCGCCTCGAGCAGGCCCAGGCTCAGGCCGCCGCCCCCGAGAAGAAGGGAGGCCTCACGGGCGAGGGCTTCGTCTTCAGCACCGACGACGGCAACTTCAAGGGCTCCATCAACGGCCGGATGCTGGCCCATTACCGTTACGTCCTCGACCGGCCGGACGAGGACGCCGCTCCTCTTCGCACGGTCCCGAACTCCTTCTTCATCCGCCAGGCGCGGATCGAGGCCAACTTCACGTGGTACAAGGAGTTCACCGGCAAGGTGCAGTACGACATCCCGACGGGGACGTACAACCAGACGACCGGCGCGATTTCGAGCGCCACGGGCACCCTGCGGGACGCCTTCGTGGCCTGGCACCGCTGGAAGGAGTTCTCCGTCCGTGTGGGGCAGTTTTTCGAGCCGCTGTCCCAGGAGGACGTCACCTCGACGCGCTTCATCGATTTCGTCGAGCGTTCCGTCATGAACCGGCTTCTGCCCGGCCGGGAGATCGGCCTGGCGGTCTACGGGAGCCTTCTGGAGGACAAGCTCGCCTACGAAGTGATGGCGTGCAACGGCAACGCGCTCCTCAACGACCAGGGGCGCAACGTCAACGACGGCAACGACGAGAAGGAGCTGGCCGCGCGGTTCTACGTCTTTCCGGTGGAGGGCCTGCGCCTGGGCGCGGCCGCGTCCTTCGGGGAGGCGGACGATCTCGCCGCGGGCGGGTTCGACCTCGTGACGACGGAGCTTTCCGTGATGTGGCTCGACGGCCAGGCGGGTCCCGTGTTCGACGGGACGCGCCGCCGGTATGTGATCAACGCGTCGTACGCCACGGGGCCCTTCAGCGTCCGCGGGGAGCTTTTCTTCCGCGAAGACGAGCTTCAGGATCCGAACCCGGAAAGCGCGCTCGAGAGCATGGGCTACTACCTCTACGGCACGTGGCTTCTGACCGGCGAGAAGAAGACGCCCGAGACGCGCGTGACGCCGGCGCAGGCCTTCCTCGAAGGCGGCGGAATCGGCGCCGTGGAGCTCGCGGTCCGCTTCGCCCACGTCGAGGTGGACAACGCCGAGGACGCCGGGCTCATCGGCGCGGCCGGCGACGCCCAGGAGGTGGACGTTCTGACGGTGGGCGTCAACTGGTGGCCGGTGAAGTATGTGCGCGTGTCGGTCAACTTCGTCCATGAGATGTACGACGAGGACCTGGCGTTCGAGAACGGCCGCGAGGAGGACTCGCTGAGCGGAGTTCTGACGCGCTTCCAGATCGATTTCTGACCGTTTCGGGGAAGGGCGGGGCCCGCCGGTCCGGCCGGCGGGCCCTCCGGCCCTGAGGGGGACGCGGAAACGGGGGGTGCGGGCGGGGCGTTAGATATGTGCGTTGGGCCGCGCGGGGAGCACGGCGGGGCGGGCCGCCCGGCGCGGCGTTTCGAGGAACCTTTGCGGAAGGAGGCAGCGGGATGAAGAGAAGTTTCGGCGCGGCCGCGGCGGTGGTGGCCGCGGCGGGACTGGCCTGGGCGGCCGTGAGCTCCCAGGCGGTCAACAGCACCTGCCCCGTCAAGCAGGGCCAGGCGGTCAAGCCCAACATCACCTCGACCTACAAGGGCAAGACCGTGGCCTTCTGCTGCAACAACTGCAAGGGGCAGTTCGACGCGAACCCGGAGAAGTTCGCCGCCAACATCCCCGAGCTGGCGGGCCCGCAGCCCCCGGCCTCGCTCGGCAGCATCGACGAGGCGCTCAAGGCCGGGAAGCTCGCGGTCCTCGCCTTCCTCGATTACTCCCAGAGGTCGGATCTCTTCGAGAAGAAGATCCTGGCGGATCCGCTTCTGGCGGACGTCTTCTCGAAGGTGGCGTATGTGAAGGTGAACTTCAAGAAGGACTCGGAGGACGCCAAGAAGTGGAAGGTCACCTCCGTGCCGACGCTGCTGCTCGTGGACGCGGCGCACGGGGAGCCCAAGGAGCTCAAGCGCCTGGCGGGCGGCAGCCCCGTCTTGATCAAGAAGGAAATCGAGAACGCCCTCAAGAAGATCGAAGCGGGCGGCGGCAAGTAGTCCTTCCGGAACTTCCACGGCCGGGGCCGGGCCCGTCCCGACCCCGGCTTTTTCTTTCATGCCTTCCGCGGATAGGAGCTGGGACGACTGGCGGACGTGGCTCCGGCAAAGCTGGGGCCTGGCGCTCGACGTCTCGGACGCCCGGGAGCACGAGACGTACGACCCGGCGCGGCCGCTCGGGGACGTGGCGGCCCGCCTGGGGCTCCGGGAGGAGCGCGATCCGGAGCGGGGCCTGACGTCGGATCAGGCGACGCTGTTTATGGGCGCGGCGCTCGCCCGGCGGGCGGAGGCGCTGCGGGGGCGCACGGTCTGGGAAGTGGGCTGCGGAACGGGGGTGCTTTCGGCCCTGGCGGCGCGGCTGGGAGCGGCGCGGGTCCGGGCGACGGACGTGGATGCCCGGGCGGTGGAGCTGGCGCGCCGGACGGCCGCGCTCAACGGGGTGACCGTCGAGGCCGCGGTGGCGGACCTTTTCGAGGGGGCGCCGTGGGCGGACCCCGCGGACGTCCTCGTGGCCGACCTGCCGCAGAAGCCCGTGGACGGCGCGCCGCTGCCGCTCGGGCAGGACGGGGGACCGGAAGGCCTGCGGTGCCTCGGGCCCTTCCTCGAAGGAGCGCCGGCGCGCCTGGCCCCCGGCGGGCGGCTCTTCTTCTTCGTCCACTCGCTGGCCCACCCGGGGGCGCTCGTGCGGCTCCACGCGCTTTTCCGCCCGCGCGTCCTCTCCTTCATGCGGCGGATCTTCGAGCGGGAGGCTTTCGCGCCGATTCTTCCCTATCTCGAGAGCCGCCGGGCGCGGGGGCTCTGCCGGTACTGGGACCGTCCCGACGGCCGCGGCGAATTCCTCGCCGCCGTGTTCGAAGCGGAGCGGCGCGCCTAGGCCTCCAGCTTCCAGGGCGCCCGGTAGTCCAGCTTCTTGAGGAGCTTGTCCGCCTCGGGATCGCCGACCACGACTTCCTTCTCCGGGTCCCACTTGAGCTTGCGTCCGCCCAGCGCTTCGGAGACGAGTCCCAGGTGCCCGGGCGTGATCGAGCGGTGGGAGACCTCCGCCGGGCAGACGCAGGGCTTCCGGGTCTTGACGCCGTCGATGAAGTTCCGCCGGTGGCCGGGCGTGCGGTAGACCTTGACCGGTCCGGGCTCGAAGTCCTTCTCGAGCCACTTCGGATCGCTCGCGGTGACCTTGCCGCGGGTGACGTGCACCCAGCCGTTCTCGCCGATCCACTTGCAGCCCATGGGGTGCTTGTTGGAAATGCTCGTCCGGACGCCGTTGGCGTACGTGCAGACGACCTCGTACGCCCAGGCGGCGTTCCAGACGCGGCGGTCCTCGGGGTACTGGAACCCGACCGCCTGCACTTCGACGGGGCCGCTCAGGTCCATGTCCAGACCCCAGTGCGCGATGTCGTTGTGGTGGCCGATCCAGTCCATGAGCTGCCCGCCGCCGTAGCTCAGGTGCCAGCGCCAGTTCCAGTGCAGGCGGGCGGGGACGTAGGGGAGCTTCTCGCTCGGGCCGCACCAGAAGTCGTAATCGAGGGACTCGGGCGGCTCCTGCTCCTTGAGGTCTCCGGAGGCCTTCTGGTGGCCCGTGGGCAGGCCCACTTCGACCGTGTGGATCTTGCCGATCAGGCCGTTGCGGACGATCTCGACGGCGCGGATGAATTCGCGGTCGGAGCGCTGCTGGCTTCCGGTCTGCCAGATGCGGTCGTATTTCTTGACGGCGTCGCAGAGGATGCGTCCTTCGGCGAAGGTGTGCGTGATGGGCTTTTCGCCGTAGACGTCCTTGCCGTGGCGGAGGGCCTCGACGGCGCAGCGCGCGTGCCAGTGGTCGGGGGTGGCCACGACGACCGCGTCGATGTCCTTGCGCGCGCAGAGCTCGCGGAAGTCCTTGTAGGCGTCGCAGCCCTTGTAGGAGCCGCCCGGGGATTTTTCGGCGTAACGCTTCTCGACGCGGGCCTTGGCGGCGTCGCGGCCGAACTTGTTGGCGCCGCCTTTGCTGAGGGCGTATTCGCGGTCCACGTCGCAGACGGCGACGACCTGGACGTCGGGCAGTCCCATGAACTGTTCCATGTTGGAGGTGCCCATGCCGCCGCAGCCGATGATGCCCATCGTGACCCGTTCGCTGGGGGCGGGGCGGCCGGCGCGGCCGAGGGCGGAAGCGGGGACGATCCAGGGCGCGGCCGCCGCGGCGGCCGAGGAGGCCAGGAACTTCCGGCGGGAAAAGGAAGACGGCATGGGCGGTTCTCCTATAAATGGGGCCGTACCTACAATAACGTACGCGGGCCGGGGCGTTTCGGGGAATCGGCGCGTCAAACCGGGATGCGATGGACCCGGAGGGGCGGGGCGTTGTGGTGAAGGAGCGGGCGCACGTCCGGTTCGCCGCGGACGAAGAGGTGGCCGGCCAGGCGGTCGCCCTCGTAGGCGTAGAAGAAGAGCCCCTCGTCGAAGGGGGCGAAGCTTTGGACGCGCAGGAGCTCCCGGCCGGCGGGTTCGTAGGGCAAGGGGACGAAGCCGAGACGGAGCTTGTAGGCCGGCAGCCCCAGCGGCAGGTGGTGGCCGTAGCGGTTGGTGTCCATGCCCAGGGAGACGAAGGGGGCGCCTTCCCGGGCGGCGCGCTCGAGGACCTGCATGATGAGGAAGTGCTCGAGGTCCAGCCCGCGGTCGGCGGGGTCGAAGGCGCCGTAGCCCACGGACAGATGACGGCGCATGCGGTGGACGAGGAGCGCGGCGGCGAGGCGGGGCCCGTCGTAGAGCCGGAAGCTCAGCCATTCGCGGGGCTCCAGCGGTCCGGCCTCGGCCAGTCGGTCGCGCCCGCGGGGGCGGGCGGCGATCGTGCGGCGGTAGAGCTCCACGAACTCGTCATGGCGGGCCAGGCCGGGGAGGACCTCGAAGCGGTAGCGCCGGGGGACTTCGCGCAGGAGTTTCCGGGGCTTGTTGCGCGTGCCGGCGCGGAAGCGGCGGGCGATGTAATCCTCGAGGGAGGGGGGCGTCTCGAGCACGTAGGTGACGGCGCAGGGCTTGTAGAACCATCCTTCGCCGCGGCGGGCGGCCTCTCCGGGCGGGGGGTCTTCGACGCGGGCCAGGTCCGCGTCCGGCGGGGCCGGTTCCCCGGGCTCCAGGGTCGCGATTCGGAGATCGAAGAAGTCTTCCCGTCGCATGCGACGCCCGGGTCCATTATAGCGGGGGAGCGTTCAACATCGAATTCGCCTTCCCGGACCGCCTCCGTTTGTTTAGAATCCCCGGATGCCTCACGCCCCGAAGCGCGCCCTGGTGGCCGACGACGACGAAGCGACGGGGCGTCTCGTCCGCGAGGCGCTCCTCCTGGAGGGATACCGCGTGGAGGTGCGCGCCAACGGCCGGGACGCGCTGGACCGCCTTCGGGCGGCTCCGCCGGTGGATCTGGCGGTGCTCGACGTGGTCATGCCGGGCCTGACGGGGGTGGAGGTGCTGCGGAGCCTCCGCGCCGCCGGCGGGAACGTCCCGGCGATCGTCATGTCGAGCTTTCTTTCCGACGAGGTGCGGCGGATCTGCGGATCGCTCGGCCGCGTGAGGCTGCTCGAAAAGCCCTTCCGGCTGGAGGATCTGCGCCGCGCCGTCTCCGAGCTCCTGCGGCCGCTGTCGTGCTGAGTCCCCCGGCCGGGTCCGGCGCGCGAAAAATCACTTTACGGAATCTCGATATCCGCATTACGCGGTCCGAAACCCGGCCGGAACGCGTTAAAAATTTTGTCGGAGAAAGCGCCCGCGGCCTTGACACTCCCCAAGGGCTGGGGGTATACTCCCGCCAGACGTCGTACCGGTAGTGGAGGGGTGGCCGTCCCGGGGAGGGCCCCGGGGAGCTCCGACCGCGAGGGACAGGGGGGATTTCCGCCCGGACGCGAGCCTGGAGAGAGGACGCCGAGACCTTTCCGCGATCCGAACGTCCGACCGTTCCGGTCCTTTGTTCTATTTAGTGTAAACATTTCCGTCGCGGGTGAGAGGAGGGTGGTGGCATGGAGAATTTGTTCGCCGGCAAGTCGTCCGCCTCTTCGGCGCTCGAAAGCGGCGCCGCGCGGATCGAGGCGCGCAAGCGGGCGCGCCGGGCGCGGGGCCTGAAGTTCCGGCGGGTCTACACGACCCCGGGGGTGGATCCGTTCAGCACCCTCGAGTGGGACCGGCGCGCGAGCAAGATCACCAATCCCGACGGGTCCACCGTCTTCGAGCTCAAGGACATCGAGGTTCCGAAGTCCTGGTCGCAGCTGGCGACCGACATTCTCGCGTCGAAGTACTTCCGCAAGGCGGGCGTCCCCGGCACGGGGCACGAGACGAGCGCCCGGCAGACGGTCACGCGCATCGCGCGCACGCTCCGGCGGGCGGGCGAGGAGCTCGGCGGGTATTTCGCCGACGTCGAGGACGCCGACGCGTTCGAGGCCGAGCTCACCTACATGCTCATCACGCAGATCGGCGCCTTCAATTCGCCGGTCTGGTTCAACTGCGGGCTGGCCCAGGAGTACGGGATCACGGGGCGCCCCGTCGGGAACTGGTACTGGAACCCGAAGACCGGCCGGGTCGAGGAGGCGCCGGATTCCTACACGCGGCCCCAGCTTTCGGCCTGCTTCATCCAGTCCGTCAGCGACGACCTCATGGACATCGCCGACCTCGTCAAGCGCGAGATGCGCATCTTCAAGTTCGGCTCCGGGACGGGCACGAACTTCTCGCGGATCCGGGCGGAGGGGGAGCGGCTCTCCTCGGGCGGAACCTCGAGCGGCCTGATGAGCTTCCTCGAGATCTACGACAAGTCCGCCGGCGCCATCAAGTCCGGCGGCACCACCCGCCGCGCCGCCAAGATGGTCTGCCTCGACATGGACCATCCGGACGTCGAGAAGTTCATCGACTGGAAGATGAACGAG includes the following:
- a CDS encoding GTP-binding protein, whose product is MANPAPPFRPAGVVAVAGASGHGKSELVRELTGVDPDRLPEERRLGRTTDLGFAPAFLPDGAVVGLIDLPGHERSIRTAIAGASVADAAVLVVAADRGPEAGTAEHRRILDLLEVPVAAVVRTRAGPHAPDAAPVEGAAGLRAALESWAASRPAPPEAPGPFRMALLRTFPSPDGRGAVVTGVPLSGRVRPGDAVEILPSGKRLRVAAVHAYRTEVPEARPGHTAGLHLPDLENPGALERGFIAAAPGTLGPSTALAARVRLGAALPAERSADAVPVTLHLGPAEVSARMVVLEDVPLEPGRAVWVQFRLDEPVFAVPGDRALARWGNVVLAGGRI
- a CDS encoding transglutaminase domain-containing protein is translated as MKNLVWAACSAAVLGACSSDSGSSAAMKGSAASSCCAEGKVAAKDDACCASVADRQQIPAREYLQPGDSRTFAIEYVGKVSEIPAGTKKLRVWLPVPEDSTVQTIRNLSFSRKPDKIEREPKYGNKIAYWEIESPGAAADVTMKFECTRLEIRTNLEALQEDGKDPEGSFAVFRKEDRLVTIDDEIRSIAARLTQGKSWTAAKARAIYDYVLEKMTYDKNHAGWGRGSTRHACEVGKGNCTDFHALFNSLCRAAGIASGFEIGLYLPYEKGKVEPPGGYHCWAFFRVPGKTWVPIDASEADRFPERRDYFFGNHTSNRVTLSTGRDIVLEPRQAGEPLNYFLNPYAEADGKPVKTDKTWSYRDLN
- a CDS encoding porin, producing the protein MTPATLLAVWMALTQAASSEAARAVPPDGTGRPAAKAETLEERVARLEQAQAQAAAPEKKGGLTGEGFVFSTDDGNFKGSINGRMLAHYRYVLDRPDEDAAPLRTVPNSFFIRQARIEANFTWYKEFTGKVQYDIPTGTYNQTTGAISSATGTLRDAFVAWHRWKEFSVRVGQFFEPLSQEDVTSTRFIDFVERSVMNRLLPGREIGLAVYGSLLEDKLAYEVMACNGNALLNDQGRNVNDGNDEKELAARFYVFPVEGLRLGAAASFGEADDLAAGGFDLVTTELSVMWLDGQAGPVFDGTRRRYVINASYATGPFSVRGELFFREDELQDPNPESALESMGYYLYGTWLLTGEKKTPETRVTPAQAFLEGGGIGAVELAVRFAHVEVDNAEDAGLIGAAGDAQEVDVLTVGVNWWPVKYVRVSVNFVHEMYDEDLAFENGREEDSLSGVLTRFQIDF
- a CDS encoding YHS domain-containing protein, with the protein product MKRSFGAAAAVVAAAGLAWAAVSSQAVNSTCPVKQGQAVKPNITSTYKGKTVAFCCNNCKGQFDANPEKFAANIPELAGPQPPASLGSIDEALKAGKLAVLAFLDYSQRSDLFEKKILADPLLADVFSKVAYVKVNFKKDSEDAKKWKVTSVPTLLLVDAAHGEPKELKRLAGGSPVLIKKEIENALKKIEAGGGK
- a CDS encoding 50S ribosomal protein L11 methyltransferase codes for the protein MPSADRSWDDWRTWLRQSWGLALDVSDAREHETYDPARPLGDVAARLGLREERDPERGLTSDQATLFMGAALARRAEALRGRTVWEVGCGTGVLSALAARLGAARVRATDVDARAVELARRTAALNGVTVEAAVADLFEGAPWADPADVLVADLPQKPVDGAPLPLGQDGGPEGLRCLGPFLEGAPARLAPGGRLFFFVHSLAHPGALVRLHALFRPRVLSFMRRIFEREAFAPILPYLESRRARGLCRYWDRPDGRGEFLAAVFEAERRA
- a CDS encoding Gfo/Idh/MocA family oxidoreductase encodes the protein MPSSFSRRKFLASSAAAAAAPWIVPASALGRAGRPAPSERVTMGIIGCGGMGTSNMEQFMGLPDVQVVAVCDVDREYALSKGGANKFGRDAAKARVEKRYAEKSPGGSYKGCDAYKDFRELCARKDIDAVVVATPDHWHARCAVEALRHGKDVYGEKPITHTFAEGRILCDAVKKYDRIWQTGSQQRSDREFIRAVEIVRNGLIGKIHTVEVGLPTGHQKASGDLKEQEPPESLDYDFWCGPSEKLPYVPARLHWNWRWHLSYGGGQLMDWIGHHNDIAHWGLDMDLSGPVEVQAVGFQYPEDRRVWNAAWAYEVVCTYANGVRTSISNKHPMGCKWIGENGWVHVTRGKVTASDPKWLEKDFEPGPVKVYRTPGHRRNFIDGVKTRKPCVCPAEVSHRSITPGHLGLVSEALGGRKLKWDPEKEVVVGDPEADKLLKKLDYRAPWKLEA
- a CDS encoding GNAT family N-acetyltransferase; this translates as MRREDFFDLRIATLEPGEPAPPDADLARVEDPPPGEAARRGEGWFYKPCAVTYVLETPPSLEDYIARRFRAGTRNKPRKLLREVPRRYRFEVLPGLARHDEFVELYRRTIAARPRGRDRLAEAGPLEPREWLSFRLYDGPRLAAALLVHRMRRHLSVGYGAFDPADRGLDLEHFLIMQVLERAAREGAPFVSLGMDTNRYGHHLPLGLPAYKLRLGFVPLPYEPAGRELLRVQSFAPFDEGLFFYAYEGDRLAGHLFVRGEPDVRPLLHHNAPPLRVHRIPV
- a CDS encoding response regulator; translated protein: MPHAPKRALVADDDEATGRLVREALLLEGYRVEVRANGRDALDRLRAAPPVDLAVLDVVMPGLTGVEVLRSLRAAGGNVPAIVMSSFLSDEVRRICGSLGRVRLLEKPFRLEDLRRAVSELLRPLSC